The DNA region TAAAAATTTGCCTTACCCTCATCCCGGATTACCATAAACCTTTTTATTTCCTTCCACATACCACCCCGGCTGGCGAGGTGGTGAAAATGAAGTTCTGTCCGAAGTGCGGGAACCTCATGCTCCCAGACAGAAGGAGAAAAGTATGGGTCTGCCGTGTGTGCGGCCATGAGGAGCCATTTGAAGAGGAAAAGGACAGGGAAAAGACCAGAATTACCCAGAAGGTCGAGCACAAACCCAACGAGGAAATCGTTGTTATCGAGCAGGACGTTAAGACCCTGCCAACCACCAAGGTTACCTGCCCCAAGTGCGGCAACGATACAGCGTACTGGTGGGAGCTCCAGACGAGAGCCGGGGACGAGCCAAGTACAATATTCTACAGGTGTACCAGGTGCGGCCACGTATGGAGGTCTTACGAGTGAGGGACGTTGAAAGGGAAGTCCTTTTAAAGCTTGCAAAAAAGGCGTTGGAAGAACTGGATGAGGCCTACCTTAGGGTACCAGATCTGGATAACGGAAAAGCTTATTTATTCAGGGGGAAAGAGAGGGTCAGGCTGATGCTCAGAATCCTGGAGTCTATGAATAGGGGGGATGAAGATGCCGTTTGAGATAGTTTTTGACGGTGCTAAAGAGTTTGCAGACCTTATAGCCACTGCCAGCAACCTGATTGACGAGGCGGCTTTCAAGGTTACCGGGGAAGGAATAAGCATGCGTGCCATGGATCCCAGCAGAGTGGTTCTGGTAGACCTTCATCTGCCGGTGAGCATTTTCTCCAAGTACGAGGTCGAGGAGCCTGAAACCATAGGCATAAACATGGACCACTTCAAGAAGATCCTCAGGAGAGGAAAGAGCAAAGACGCCCTAATACTCAGGAAGGGCGATGAAAACTTCCTTGAGATAACCTTTGAGGGAACCGCAAAAAGAACCTTCCGCCTTCCCCTCATAGACGTTGAAGAACTCGGGCTTGACCTTCCGGAGCTACCCTTCACCGCTAAAGTTGTTCTCCTCGGCGAAGTCTTAAAGGAAGCCATAAAGGACGCCTCCCTCGTCAGCGATGCCCTCAAATTCATGGCGACTGAAAACGAATTCACGATGAAGGCCGAGGGGGAGACCAACGAGGTCGAGATAAAGCTCACCCTTGAGGATGAGGGCTTGCTTGACCTGGAAGTCCAGGAGGAGACCACGAGCGCCTATGGAATAAGCTATCTGGCCGATATGGTCAAGGGCATCGGAAAAGCCGAGGAGGTCACGCTGAGGTTCGGCAACGAGATGCCCCTCCAGATGGAGTACCATATCAGGGACGAAGGAAAGCTTACATTCCTCCTCGCTCCGCGCGTGGGGGAGTGACTTCTAAACTCTAACTTTTTTGGTGGTTGGGGATGGACATCATTAAACTCAGGGAGATGCTTGAGGAGGAGCTTTCAAAACCAGAACTCGTAGGAATCGATGAATCTTTTTACGTTGATTTCGACAGCCTGATAAAGGCCCTTCACCTGGGGGCCGAGAGCTCCCGGGAGAGGGGAGAAAACCTGGAAGAGGCCATATACCTTGAGCAGCTTAAGATAGCTGAGGGGTTGATGAGGGAAATAATACGGCTGAGACTTCACAAGCTCGTTGATGCGGTCTTTTCTGGAAGTTTTAGCCCCGGTGAGCTGGTCGAGGAGGAAAGGAAACTATTCCTGATTCTGAAAGCCTTTGTTGAGAGGAAGGAATTTGGAAAAGGTGCCCAGACCCAGAAGCAGGTGGAAGAGGAGGAAAAAGAAGCTGATCTGAGCTTGGAAGTGGTCAGCAAGGAAGGCTCCCGGGGGGCAAGAATTCGCACCGCTTACATAGTCTCCGCTGACCTGCCCTCAATCCTGGACGAAAACCTCAGAGAGCACGGGCCAGTAACTGCTGGCGACCTCGTGGTGCTTCCCGAGAGCATTGGCGAGGTTCTCGTTAAAAGGGGCGTTGCTAAAAGAGTCACAATTCTTTGAAGAGAAAAGAAAGAAAAGGTTCAGCCGAACCTCTCCAGGAACGTCTGAAGCACCTTGTTGGCCTTGTTCTCATAGGTGTAGGCAAGTTTCATGTAGTACGCTGCCCTGTTTGGATCGACGTTTAGCAGGTTCTGTGCTTCTTCGTAGTAGTAGACCGCCCTGTTGTGGTATTTGCCCGCGAGGTTGAGGATCATGGTCCTGGTTGGCTCAGGAATTGCCGACTGGACGAGTGCTGTGAGGTTCTCGTATAGCTGGATCTCTCCCTCGTACAGGTTCTTCCAGTACTGGTACCTGGACATGGTATCTATCTGGCCAAGGGTGAACGTCTTCTCGGCGTCCTCGTAGTTCGGGTTTATGACCCTTATCCTGAGGGTGTCCTGAGGTCCGCGCGGTATGTAGTAGAACTCAAGGATTCCGTTGTTGGTGTAGTAGATCTCACCGTTAACTATGACCGTGCTCTCTCCCATGATTGGTGTCATGTTCTGGGCATCGAGGAGGAGCACCCTGATCTTGGTTGGCTCGCCGGGGATTACCTCTCTTTCCGCGTAGGCAATCACGACCATCTTCGGCAGTCCGACCTGGATTATGACGGGGGCGTAGTCGAGTACTTCGCCGGTTGAGCTGTCCTTGACACCAATTACGCCGAGGTATGTTCCGCTCTCGTTGACTTTGATGCTGACCGAGGCGTAAGTGATGCTGTTGTTGACTATCGGGGCAGTGCTCGGGCTTACTTTGATGTCACCGTTGTCCCCGAGGATCTGGTAGTAGAAGACGTAGTGGATCGGGTTGTAGCCAGCGGTGTCGTAGCCATGAACCGCTATGAGGTAGTACCCCGGCTCTGGCATGAACTTTTCGAAGACCTCGTCGCTGGCCGGGCCGATCTGGTCTGTGTAGACTATGTAGTTGGCGAAGTTCTTGAGATCATCATAGGTCGGGAAGTAGTACACGTAGAGGTCAAGATCAGCGTTCGGGTCCTCTGGCTGGGTTATACCGACGCGGAGGTAGTAGTCGCTTCCTGTGATGGGTATGACACCTATGACGTCGAATTTATCCTGGCTGACGCTCCTTACCATGCCATAGACCTGGTCGAGCCTGCCCATACCGAGCCCGTAGAGCTCCGCCTGGAAGGTTCCGTAGTTGGTGTTCTTAACCTTGATTGCAGAGCGAATAACTCCCGGGGAGTCTGTATCGATTATCATCCTCTCGGGCTGTATGGTCACTCCAACGGTTTCGACGCTTATGGTGTAGTGGGACTCGTTGTAGCCGGTTCTGGCCTTTGCGTAGGTGCTGGTGTAGGCCGTTATCTCCCAGGTACCGGGTTCTGGGTTCTTAATAACCCAGGTGTACTCCGGCAGGCCGGGGCCGACGAAGTAGTAGCCCGGAACGTAGCTCGCTACAACTGCACCCTTTGGTCTCGCTATCATGAGGGTTGTCCTGCCCATGGCAACTCCGTTCTCGTCGAGTGGTACTCTCAGGGTAACGCGGAGCTCCTTGGTTCCGGGGGCGACCTGGTAGAAGTAGTGCTTGGTAGCACCTGAGAGAGCGGTGTCACTGAGTGAGGCCTTGTTCTGTCCGCCCATGTTCATCGGCAGGTCGACTATGACCGGGATGAAGTCGTCGATGCAGCTGGTCTCGGGGTCGTCGATGTAAACGAAGCCAACGTAGAGGTGACCGGGCTGGAGCCTGGAGTAGTCTATCTGGATTGAGAAGCTTCCGAAGGTTTCTCCTCCGGCTATTACGGTGTCAACGTTGGGAATGATCCAATCATCGCTTGTGCTTATGCGGTAGGCCTTCTCTGCCAAAACCGGGAAGAATCCATAGCCGTTCTCGTATTCCATCGGGTAGAAGTAGAGTGGAACTCCGGCCGGGAACTCGTTCCTAATGTAGACACCGCGGTAGAGGTAGGGCAGGTCGTAGAGACCGTAGAAGTAGCTGTTGTACTCGATGTAATACGGGCTTATGGGTATCTCCTTCTTCCCGAGGGCGTTCTTGAAGCCTGTGAAGGTGGTTCCACCGTAGATGTATGTGGTCTTCTCCCCGCTGAGGTTCTGGAGGACGGCTATTGCACCGTCGACCTGTATCAGTCCGAAGCCCTGGTCG from Thermococcus zilligii AN1 includes:
- a CDS encoding transcription factor S gives rise to the protein MKFCPKCGNLMLPDRRRKVWVCRVCGHEEPFEEEKDREKTRITQKVEHKPNEEIVVIEQDVKTLPTTKVTCPKCGNDTAYWWELQTRAGDEPSTIFYRCTRCGHVWRSYE
- a CDS encoding DNA polymerase sliding clamp; protein product: MPFEIVFDGAKEFADLIATASNLIDEAAFKVTGEGISMRAMDPSRVVLVDLHLPVSIFSKYEVEEPETIGINMDHFKKILRRGKSKDALILRKGDENFLEITFEGTAKRTFRLPLIDVEELGLDLPELPFTAKVVLLGEVLKEAIKDASLVSDALKFMATENEFTMKAEGETNEVEIKLTLEDEGLLDLEVQEETTSAYGISYLADMVKGIGKAEEVTLRFGNEMPLQMEYHIRDEGKLTFLLAPRVGE
- a CDS encoding DNA replication complex subunit Gins51; this translates as MDIIKLREMLEEELSKPELVGIDESFYVDFDSLIKALHLGAESSRERGENLEEAIYLEQLKIAEGLMREIIRLRLHKLVDAVFSGSFSPGELVEEERKLFLILKAFVERKEFGKGAQTQKQVEEEEKEADLSLEVVSKEGSRGARIRTAYIVSADLPSILDENLREHGPVTAGDLVVLPESIGEVLVKRGVAKRVTIL
- a CDS encoding S8 family peptidase, which gives rise to MNRKTLSVLIVLIMALAVVPVTTVPAVSAGMSTQTNEPSNKIMPVEEQIEKFLSGDEKEVRLIIAPSKSKAMEVYNEIAKIGEIDPISKPQYQFIVATIPRENLAKLKGISGIIGIWKDEMVTLPEPAKEPEALPPKEAPQMPDMFLSIFTTRAYDAWVNYGVFGEDVVVAVLDTGIDVGHPFLQQTLDGRRKIIDIYDASDEGIAQLYYATNKPINGTIVVNMTVPVYWGAYAAYYGHPSMTEYNMTAYYVGNIAGSEYYLGLLPERYFDLNNFNGKPYDPYNFGLFGDLSDVYPVLVVNQGGNFVAYIDLNLNNDFTDDQPMTLYDITGDYVTVNTTKVNIALARVHIGDMSNDENPLFTIPYGPGIGYAMFMWDAHGHGTHVSGTVAGVGLPDDPVFSDVYGMAPNAQLIEVKVLPGVRGFGRTSWIINGMFYAALKGADVISMSLGGGGEINDGLESPGIFYANMITDLFGVTFAIAAGNAGPTTNTVHAPGNSDLVITVGAFRSSERWKRFYKTDGVADTVASFSSRGPRMDGLLDPDVIAPGEMIFSSLPLWNTVRNKNPSAYYGIWDGTSMATPHVSGAVALMISYAKQHNLPYNPIMIKRALEMSAVPVPEATPVDQGFGLIQVDGAIAVLQNLSGEKTTYIYGGTTFTGFKNALGKKEIPISPYYIEYNSYFYGLYDLPYLYRGVYIRNEFPAGVPLYFYPMEYENGYGFFPVLAEKAYRISTSDDWIIPNVDTVIAGGETFGSFSIQIDYSRLQPGHLYVGFVYIDDPETSCIDDFIPVIVDLPMNMGGQNKASLSDTALSGATKHYFYQVAPGTKELRVTLRVPLDENGVAMGRTTLMIARPKGAVVASYVPGYYFVGPGLPEYTWVIKNPEPGTWEITAYTSTYAKARTGYNESHYTISVETVGVTIQPERMIIDTDSPGVIRSAIKVKNTNYGTFQAELYGLGMGRLDQVYGMVRSVSQDKFDVIGVIPITGSDYYLRVGITQPEDPNADLDLYVYYFPTYDDLKNFANYIVYTDQIGPASDEVFEKFMPEPGYYLIAVHGYDTAGYNPIHYVFYYQILGDNGDIKVSPSTAPIVNNSITYASVSIKVNESGTYLGVIGVKDSSTGEVLDYAPVIIQVGLPKMVVIAYAEREVIPGEPTKIRVLLLDAQNMTPIMGESTVIVNGEIYYTNNGILEFYYIPRGPQDTLRIRVINPNYEDAEKTFTLGQIDTMSRYQYWKNLYEGEIQLYENLTALVQSAIPEPTRTMILNLAGKYHNRAVYYYEEAQNLLNVDPNRAAYYMKLAYTYENKANKVLQTFLERFG